GTAAAATATAAATGAACACGTATGTTGTTGAATTTTGTAACCAAGTGTTGTTTTTTCGTATTATATCAAAAACTAAAGGAGTATAGTACATGTCAACAAATCGACAACGATTAAGGAAACGGAAAAAACGAATAAAACGAAGAAGAATTATGTTTTTCATTATTCTTCCAATGATGTTACTTGCTTTTACTGCAGCTGGCTATGGCGCATTTTTATATAAAAAGGCAGAAACTATTTTTTCAGCCTCTTATCAAGATGATGGTCGAGCGAAATCAGACCTTCGCGATGGAGAAGTTGATCCTGAAATCGACAATGTTTCCATCCTCCTAATTGGAGTTGATGACAGTGACACAAGACAATTCGGTGGCAAAACCCGCTCAGATGCTTTAATGTTAGCCACTTTAAATGAAAAGAAAAAAACGATTAAATTATTAAGTATCCCTCGTGATTCTTACGTATATGTACCAGAAATGGGCGAAAAAACGAAGATTACCCACGCCCATGCCTATGGCGGTCCAAGGGCCACAATTGAAACAGTGGAAAACCTTTTAGACATTCCGGTGGATTATTATGTGCGCATGAATTTCAACGCATTTATGGATGTTGTTGATGCCATTGGCGGCATTAAAGTGGACGTGCCATATGAACTTTCCGAAATGGACTCAAAAGATCGTAATGAAGCGATCCATCTAAAACCAGGCGTACAAAAATTGGACGGTGAGGAAGCATTAGCCCTTGCACGAACAAGAAAACTCGATAACGATATCGAACGCGGAAAAAGACAACAAGAAATTATGAAGGCCGTAGTCAAAAAGGCCATTTCAGTTAACTCCATTTCAAAATACGATAAAATTGTCGAAGCCATTGGTTCCAATATGAAAACAAATATGACCTTTAACGAAATGAAAGCCTTCATTAGCTACGGAACAACTGGAAAGCTTAAAATACAAACATTGAACCTACAGGGTAAAGACGGTCGCGACCCTAATAGTAACGCCTATATATACGAATTAGACGAAACAGAATTAGAAGTAACAGAAAGACAACTAAAACGTCATTTAGAAATCTCATACGCCAATCGTGATGAAGACCAAGACCTCGCTAGCAAATAACGAAATCCGTACGCCTTGCTCATCGGCGTACGGATTTCGTAGTTTTCGACAGAGATAAAGGAAACGAGAGCGAGATTCTTCACGAGCCCTTAGCAATCGAGTAGGAGGCATGTCACCATGCCGTCCTCTCACACCACCGAACGTACGGTTCACGTATTCGGCGGTTCAACCTTTTAAGTATCTTTTCTCATAAAGTAGGTTCATATCTTTCAGACCCCACTTTATGAGTTTTTCTGTTTTAATGGCTCGGTGGATAATCTCACTGTT
This genomic window from Oikeobacillus pervagus contains:
- a CDS encoding LCP family protein, which translates into the protein MSTNRQRLRKRKKRIKRRRIMFFIILPMMLLAFTAAGYGAFLYKKAETIFSASYQDDGRAKSDLRDGEVDPEIDNVSILLIGVDDSDTRQFGGKTRSDALMLATLNEKKKTIKLLSIPRDSYVYVPEMGEKTKITHAHAYGGPRATIETVENLLDIPVDYYVRMNFNAFMDVVDAIGGIKVDVPYELSEMDSKDRNEAIHLKPGVQKLDGEEALALARTRKLDNDIERGKRQQEIMKAVVKKAISVNSISKYDKIVEAIGSNMKTNMTFNEMKAFISYGTTGKLKIQTLNLQGKDGRDPNSNAYIYELDETELEVTERQLKRHLEISYANRDEDQDLASK